Proteins from a genomic interval of Sphingobacterium sp. SYP-B4668:
- a CDS encoding Pycsar system effector family protein, with translation MDYNTLIEQIKSYVEDYIRQNKISKFCFHNDIHTFEVVEAASEMSRHYHLGEEDNFIITCAAYFHDLGYLNGGGVGHEERGATLATSYLQSHHLPIEVQNQVVNCIKATKMPQNPKTLLEQILCDADLFHLGGEQFETRNKLMRKEIESVTGTPIDKDTWRKQTIQLMRSHNYHTEYAQHKLNATKLANLEKLEKKKKKTAPPINETIFTSKDERIKKPERGIETMFRITSSNNQRLSDMADNKANILLTVNSIILSMVIAVLLRKLDSNEHLAIPTILLLTISVSTMVIAILSTIPKVPPGVFTQEEIKNKSVNLLFFGNFYKMKLDEYKESMGKVMDDSEFLYGMLTKDVYSQGVVLGRKYKLLRLAYGIFMFGLIISSIAFLIAVSV, from the coding sequence ATGGACTATAATACACTCATTGAACAGATAAAAAGCTATGTTGAGGACTATATTCGTCAGAATAAAATCTCCAAATTTTGCTTTCATAATGACATCCATACTTTTGAGGTTGTTGAAGCCGCATCTGAAATGTCTCGTCACTATCATTTAGGTGAGGAGGACAATTTTATTATTACCTGCGCCGCCTACTTTCACGACCTAGGGTATTTAAATGGGGGAGGGGTAGGTCACGAAGAGCGTGGAGCAACCCTTGCCACGTCCTACCTCCAAAGCCATCATCTACCAATAGAAGTCCAAAATCAGGTTGTCAATTGTATTAAGGCAACTAAAATGCCCCAAAACCCCAAAACACTATTAGAACAAATACTATGTGACGCCGATCTATTTCATTTAGGCGGAGAACAGTTCGAGACCCGAAACAAACTCATGCGAAAAGAAATCGAATCCGTGACGGGTACACCTATAGATAAAGATACTTGGCGCAAGCAAACAATCCAACTCATGCGCAGCCATAATTATCATACCGAGTATGCACAGCATAAATTAAATGCTACCAAACTGGCGAACTTAGAAAAGTTGGAAAAGAAAAAGAAAAAAACAGCCCCCCCAATAAACGAGACCATATTTACTTCCAAGGACGAGCGCATCAAAAAGCCAGAAAGAGGTATCGAAACCATGTTTCGTATAACCTCTTCCAATAATCAACGCCTTAGTGATATGGCGGATAATAAAGCTAATATTCTATTAACGGTCAATTCCATCATCCTATCCATGGTTATTGCTGTCCTTTTGCGTAAACTAGACAGTAACGAACACCTCGCGATTCCAACAATACTACTACTCACAATCAGTGTATCCACCATGGTTATTGCAATTCTCTCAACCATCCCAAAAGTTCCACCGGGCGTATTTACACAAGAAGAAATCAAAAATAAATCCGTCAATCTCCTTTTCTTTGGCAACTTCTACAAAATGAAACTCGACGAATACAAAGAAAGCATGGGAAAGGTCATGGATGACAGCGAATTTTTATATGGCATGTTGACCAAAGATGTATATTCTCAAGGCGTCGTATTAGGTCGCAAGTACAAGCTCTTACGACTTGCCTATGGAATTTTTATGTTCGGCCTAATTATTTCTTCTATCGCATTTTTGATAGCTGTTAGTGTGTAA
- a CDS encoding SdiA-regulated domain-containing protein — translation MYRNSLPLALLLLLSCSTFQACSQKAKHNSSSTNQKGSQQSALPYQLNAGQAMPLPTDLLEISGITFLPNEDGQIYAVQDEKGLLYTYSLAGNNLTSSPFEKDGDYEDLAVSASHFIILKSNGTFYTFPIIESQNISSVKTFKNLLPKGEYEGLATDAAQGIVFALCKSCSIDKKNAQTSGYILKIDDNGILTLSGEFKIDISQIQKFDNSIKKTFKPSALSQHPKTKEWYILSSVDKVLAIADPQWNIKAVHALDPKRHQQPEGIAFDSQHNLYISNEAGTGDKAILYKFEIIQ, via the coding sequence ATGTACCGCAATTCACTCCCGCTAGCACTCCTTCTTCTGTTAAGCTGTTCCACTTTCCAGGCGTGCTCCCAAAAAGCAAAGCACAACTCGTCCTCGACTAACCAGAAGGGAAGCCAGCAATCAGCACTCCCTTATCAACTCAACGCAGGGCAAGCCATGCCTTTACCGACAGACTTGTTGGAAATTTCTGGCATCACCTTTTTACCGAATGAAGATGGCCAGATTTACGCCGTACAGGATGAGAAAGGCCTGCTATACACCTATTCGCTAGCTGGAAATAATCTAACGTCTTCTCCTTTCGAAAAAGATGGAGACTATGAAGACCTAGCTGTAAGTGCCTCACATTTCATAATATTAAAGAGCAATGGCACATTCTATACTTTTCCAATCATCGAATCACAAAATATCTCATCTGTCAAAACCTTCAAGAACCTTTTACCAAAAGGAGAGTATGAGGGACTTGCTACTGATGCGGCACAAGGAATCGTTTTTGCTTTGTGCAAATCTTGCTCGATAGATAAGAAAAATGCCCAGACTAGCGGCTACATATTAAAGATCGATGATAATGGAATATTAACTCTGTCGGGAGAGTTCAAAATTGACATTTCCCAAATACAAAAATTTGACAATAGTATTAAAAAGACATTCAAACCATCTGCTTTATCTCAGCATCCAAAAACAAAAGAATGGTATATCCTATCTTCTGTTGACAAGGTTCTGGCCATTGCTGATCCACAATGGAACATCAAAGCCGTGCATGCACTAGACCCAAAAAGGCATCAACAGCCGGAAGGTATTGCCTTTGATAGTCAGCACAACCTGTACATCAGCAATGAAGCGGGCACGGGTGATAAAGCTATTTTATACAAATTCGAGATTATTCAATAA
- a CDS encoding BamA/TamA family outer membrane protein has product MQMKILCFLIIQLLCAQSFAQNQSVKTRLILIGDAGDLSPEQQAIIPQAASLILPHQTTVLFLGDNIYPDGMALSGHKDEHRTQEILKSQYLPLRAVGAPVYFIPGNHDWDYMGKDGLAKIRAQGQFIQNQQDSLLKLVPANGCPGPIEIPLSRDLVLIAYDSEYWLFPHQKNTPNVDCECTSKADFLQQLDQLFYDNRDKTIILASHHPMRTYGTHGGYYSIKQHIFPLTEKWKNLYLPLPFVGSLYPILRSTVLQTPEDKPHPLYTDLVDEVTALFKSFPNIIYVSGHDHGLQLIQDQDITQVVSGAGAKSAYIHPGKYLKYKSAKQGLVVIDQLLDNSTRISFYIYDGQHLKEEYAHIKPYVDVQPLIHSAYNITAGEDSVTVQVNPKYNTANKFQRFFLGENYRKEWAAHTTLPILRISQIQGGLKPTKRGGGMQSISIRLEDSTGREWALRSVNKRTESLIPEELHDTFVQNILDDANSAQHPYSALMIPPLANAIKLPVAHPIIGVVAADSSLGVYNNLFANQVALLEEREPLGKSDNTIKMLQKLQDDNDNEVKGKVFLRARMLDVLINDWDRHEDQWRWYDENRGTKNKDRDYIPIPRDRDQALRVTQGFITSNIYQPFIMPTMQGFSSKISRINYSMIKSRFLNAAPSAQLSYDDWMKEVHQFKAKLTDSVLQASVNQLPQSAIEIRGNDIFQTLKARRDALPTVMKKHYAFINNIVDIHLSDKNEKVTIKDTANGGVKLSIDKINKDGVLTKSILNRTFTTNLTKEIRLYLGKGADSVVILDKKSKIKLRIIGDYDPKTYLVQGEAKRVQLYENNDSSTIIGPSKPLKRQISSDSSNIAFVPVNLYNTWLPLLSAGYNVDDGILLGVGTKYTHQRGFRKSPFTHTQEFGVLGSIRTGAYRINYRGHWKDLLGQADLVVDALAKAPDNSQNFFGMGNSSTFLEDIYGSKYYRARFNIYQLTPQLHWEPTSTLSYSIGPSLQHYHLDQSQNTGRFILSNQALHSYDSLTVDKDKTFIGISARLQQDNRNSKLHPTKGGYFKASLDGFTGLSRHARSYAQVSAEIGFYKSISNDAIVFANRLGAGSNFGKPTFYQSLFLGGQGNLRGFRQYRFAGDQYLYNNFETRARIRHINSYILPGEIGILGLYDVGRVWSKTEEKDNLHHGVGGGVYYILAKMVAFQYVMAHSKEGWYPYFSMGFRF; this is encoded by the coding sequence ATGCAAATGAAAATCCTTTGTTTCCTTATCATTCAACTACTTTGCGCCCAATCCTTTGCCCAAAATCAATCGGTTAAGACACGTCTCATCCTTATTGGAGATGCAGGAGACCTCAGTCCTGAACAACAGGCCATTATCCCACAAGCAGCCTCCCTTATTCTCCCCCACCAAACCACAGTTTTATTCCTCGGAGATAATATATATCCTGACGGAATGGCGCTTAGCGGGCACAAAGACGAGCATCGCACACAAGAAATCTTAAAATCACAGTATCTCCCGCTGCGTGCGGTCGGCGCTCCTGTATATTTTATTCCTGGAAATCACGATTGGGATTATATGGGCAAAGATGGACTTGCCAAAATAAGAGCACAAGGACAGTTCATTCAAAATCAACAAGACTCACTTTTGAAATTGGTTCCCGCCAATGGTTGCCCAGGCCCCATAGAGATTCCCCTTTCTCGCGATTTAGTTCTTATTGCGTACGACAGTGAATACTGGCTATTCCCACACCAAAAGAATACCCCTAATGTAGATTGTGAATGTACCTCTAAGGCAGACTTTCTTCAACAACTAGACCAATTATTCTACGACAATCGTGACAAAACCATCATATTAGCCTCTCATCATCCCATGCGTACCTATGGTACACACGGAGGTTATTATTCTATTAAACAACATATTTTTCCGCTCACAGAAAAGTGGAAAAACCTATACCTTCCACTTCCCTTTGTAGGCTCTCTATATCCAATATTACGCTCTACTGTTCTTCAAACTCCTGAAGATAAACCACATCCACTTTATACAGATTTGGTTGACGAAGTGACAGCCCTTTTCAAATCATTTCCCAACATCATATATGTTTCTGGGCATGACCATGGCTTACAGCTCATTCAAGACCAAGATATCACACAGGTCGTCAGTGGCGCTGGGGCCAAAAGCGCGTACATACACCCAGGTAAGTACCTCAAATACAAATCTGCCAAACAAGGTCTCGTTGTTATAGACCAATTATTGGACAACAGCACTAGAATATCCTTCTACATCTACGATGGTCAACATCTTAAAGAAGAATACGCCCATATAAAACCCTACGTAGACGTACAACCACTGATTCATTCGGCTTATAATATAACCGCGGGAGAGGACAGTGTTACCGTTCAGGTCAATCCCAAATACAACACTGCCAACAAATTTCAACGTTTCTTTTTAGGAGAGAACTATAGAAAAGAATGGGCTGCACACACCACCTTGCCTATTCTACGGATTTCCCAAATCCAGGGCGGTCTTAAACCGACCAAAAGAGGAGGTGGCATGCAGTCGATTTCTATCCGATTAGAAGATTCGACAGGCCGCGAATGGGCCTTACGCTCTGTCAATAAACGAACGGAGTCTTTAATCCCTGAAGAACTGCATGATACCTTCGTTCAGAATATATTAGATGATGCCAATAGCGCCCAACATCCCTATTCCGCTCTGATGATTCCCCCTCTCGCCAATGCAATAAAATTGCCCGTTGCCCATCCCATTATAGGAGTGGTTGCCGCAGACTCCAGCCTTGGTGTTTACAATAATCTATTTGCAAATCAAGTCGCCCTTTTGGAAGAAAGGGAGCCTTTGGGCAAATCCGACAATACAATCAAGATGCTCCAAAAGCTACAAGATGATAATGACAATGAGGTAAAGGGGAAGGTTTTCCTCAGAGCCCGCATGTTAGACGTCTTGATCAACGATTGGGACAGACACGAAGATCAATGGCGTTGGTATGATGAAAATCGGGGCACTAAAAACAAGGACCGGGATTACATCCCTATACCTAGGGACCGTGACCAAGCCCTTCGTGTCACACAAGGCTTTATCACCTCCAATATCTATCAGCCTTTTATTATGCCGACAATGCAGGGATTCAGTTCGAAAATTTCTCGAATAAATTATTCCATGATCAAATCTCGCTTTCTAAATGCTGCACCAAGCGCCCAACTCTCTTATGACGATTGGATGAAGGAGGTCCATCAATTTAAAGCCAAACTAACCGACAGCGTACTTCAAGCCAGTGTCAATCAACTTCCGCAATCCGCTATTGAGATTAGAGGAAACGATATCTTTCAGACCCTAAAAGCTCGGAGAGATGCTCTTCCCACAGTTATGAAGAAGCATTATGCATTCATCAACAATATTGTTGATATCCATCTAAGTGACAAAAACGAAAAAGTGACGATCAAAGACACCGCAAATGGAGGGGTAAAACTGTCCATCGATAAAATCAACAAAGATGGAGTCCTCACCAAATCTATCCTAAATCGAACATTTACGACCAATCTCACGAAAGAAATACGGTTATATTTAGGAAAAGGTGCTGATTCAGTAGTCATCCTTGATAAAAAGTCAAAGATAAAGCTTCGTATTATTGGCGACTATGACCCTAAAACCTATTTAGTACAAGGGGAGGCCAAGCGGGTACAATTGTATGAAAATAATGATTCCTCGACCATAATTGGACCGTCAAAGCCGTTAAAACGACAAATCTCATCCGATTCATCCAATATCGCCTTTGTCCCGGTTAATTTATATAACACTTGGCTTCCCTTACTCTCCGCAGGCTACAACGTAGATGACGGCATACTTCTTGGAGTCGGCACAAAATACACCCATCAGCGTGGATTCCGCAAATCCCCATTTACCCATACCCAAGAATTTGGCGTTTTAGGCTCCATTCGGACAGGTGCCTACCGCATTAACTACCGAGGTCATTGGAAAGACCTCCTCGGCCAAGCCGATCTTGTTGTGGACGCACTCGCCAAAGCTCCCGACAACAGTCAGAATTTCTTTGGAATGGGCAATAGTTCCACTTTTTTAGAGGACATTTATGGTAGTAAATATTACCGTGCGCGATTCAATATCTACCAACTCACACCCCAATTGCATTGGGAACCCACCTCCACTCTTAGTTATAGCATCGGTCCATCCTTACAACACTATCATTTGGATCAATCACAAAATACTGGACGTTTCATATTAAGCAATCAGGCCCTCCATTCCTATGATAGTCTCACTGTTGACAAGGACAAAACATTTATCGGTATTTCAGCGCGCCTACAGCAAGACAATCGCAACAGCAAGCTCCATCCTACCAAAGGCGGCTATTTCAAGGCCTCTTTAGATGGCTTTACCGGCCTTAGTCGACATGCCCGTTCCTATGCTCAAGTCTCGGCCGAAATAGGCTTCTATAAAAGTATATCAAATGATGCAATCGTATTCGCTAATCGTCTCGGCGCCGGCAGTAATTTTGGAAAGCCCACGTTTTATCAATCGCTATTTCTAGGAGGTCAGGGAAATCTTCGAGGCTTTCGCCAATATAGATTTGCTGGAGATCAATATCTATACAACAATTTTGAGACACGCGCCCGAATCCGCCATATTAACAGTTACATTTTACCCGGTGAGATTGGAATCTTGGGCCTTTACGATGTCGGAAGAGTCTGGTCCAAAACCGAAGAGAAAGACAATCTACATCATGGAGTAGGGGGTGGGGTCTATTATATTCTAGCCAAAATGGTAGCCTTTCAATATGTCATGGCTCATTCCAAAGAAGGTTGGTATCCATATTTTTCAATGGGTTTTAGATTTTAG
- a CDS encoding GAF domain-containing protein — protein MQATALNIFKSEQLLGSSISEEVSLVPFLNYLQQRAQVPDPSKRLIPAFVLDKLTELQQKYGSMSASNHELFAEGLYLIFNLTTSMTGDDEQALWGIASPISQTAFYGTDAFYTLLTQPIFTEDQFNNPPITGSIAPHIRQMYSLVLQRFYGFPLTDTHKLSYTLKDDHGNPQAYYELHIDYSFVDITYRGILPTIDYSQLRNRNKNVEVDWSQLIDALDLSQFEFSGFSILSLKDITEEHVTSRIKSMMSNLSIYEPKTYFSELEQHIKTFFGSQDINFSLFPLFYLNGGAILDSDFAQKSILFGPFQKYIKQYDPNFLSQYLQIPYSIVYNLVDGMDNSDTPLLHTLQEQGIMTYLALPLYYNHSLSGVLEIYSSKEATLDNTILSKLRQLITLLSQLAFDLSLEFKNRLDSVIIEHFTALQPAVQWKFNEVAAEYLGKLFYHKENSRIQTVHFPNVYPLYGAIDVRDSSVLRNIAIKKDFQQQHFALEKLVSDIRKIYDPRSTREFHLRIQQSQHLLEISSFDEAVINATDFLQNETPSFFAALAGQNPVVDGLIAAYHCNSEQHPDNTNRFQREFETSIQQLNAIINDELDALNAFIQGNYPSYFERFRTDGVEYDIYVGSSITPQQVFDNNIIRIFRLQQLITMARIGVKLQHIKSHLPLALETTQLIFVSTNNIDISFRSDERRFDVEGSYNIRHQIIKKRLDKIRIKDTLERLTQPQKISIVYFSDHVVSELKESIRNLQTESLLAPGIEDLELEKVPGVDGLRALRVTINLDYSL, from the coding sequence ATGCAAGCTACAGCACTTAATATTTTCAAATCCGAACAGCTCCTCGGGAGCAGCATATCCGAAGAGGTTTCACTTGTACCATTCCTGAATTATCTTCAGCAAAGGGCGCAAGTCCCCGATCCGAGCAAGCGTCTCATCCCAGCTTTCGTCCTTGACAAGTTAACAGAGCTACAACAGAAGTATGGAAGCATGTCCGCTTCCAATCACGAGCTATTTGCCGAAGGGCTCTATCTCATCTTCAACCTGACGACTTCTATGACGGGCGATGACGAACAGGCCCTATGGGGAATAGCATCTCCCATTAGCCAAACAGCCTTTTACGGCACCGACGCTTTTTATACGCTACTGACCCAACCCATCTTTACCGAGGACCAATTCAACAATCCCCCTATTACTGGATCTATTGCTCCCCATATCAGGCAGATGTATTCTTTAGTCTTGCAGCGGTTTTACGGCTTCCCCTTAACCGATACTCACAAACTATCTTACACCTTGAAAGATGACCACGGCAATCCACAAGCTTATTACGAACTTCATATCGATTATTCATTTGTCGACATTACCTATCGCGGCATCCTTCCAACGATTGATTATTCTCAACTCCGCAATCGAAATAAGAACGTCGAAGTTGACTGGTCTCAATTGATTGATGCATTAGATTTAAGCCAGTTCGAATTTTCAGGTTTCTCCATACTCTCACTCAAAGACATCACCGAAGAGCATGTCACGAGTCGAATCAAGTCCATGATGTCAAATTTGTCAATTTACGAGCCCAAGACCTATTTCTCCGAATTAGAACAGCATATTAAAACTTTCTTTGGGTCACAAGACATCAACTTCAGTCTATTTCCGCTCTTCTATCTCAACGGGGGAGCCATTTTAGACTCCGATTTTGCGCAGAAAAGCATCCTATTTGGTCCGTTTCAAAAATATATCAAGCAGTATGACCCCAATTTTCTAAGCCAATATCTCCAAATTCCATATTCTATCGTTTACAATTTAGTAGACGGTATGGACAATTCGGATACGCCTCTCCTACACACACTTCAAGAACAAGGTATTATGACATATCTAGCACTTCCGCTATATTACAACCATAGTCTCTCTGGGGTTCTTGAGATTTATTCCAGTAAAGAAGCCACGCTTGACAACACCATCCTTTCCAAACTAAGGCAACTCATTACCTTGTTATCTCAATTAGCTTTCGACCTTTCATTGGAATTCAAAAACAGATTAGACTCCGTTATCATTGAGCATTTCACGGCGCTTCAACCTGCCGTACAATGGAAGTTCAATGAAGTTGCCGCCGAGTACCTCGGCAAATTATTCTATCACAAGGAGAATTCCAGGATTCAGACCGTCCATTTTCCAAATGTATATCCGCTCTATGGAGCCATTGACGTCAGAGACTCGTCCGTGCTTCGAAACATAGCGATCAAAAAGGACTTCCAACAACAACACTTCGCATTAGAAAAATTAGTAAGTGACATCAGAAAAATATACGATCCAAGATCCACAAGAGAGTTCCATCTCCGTATACAACAATCCCAACACCTTCTAGAAATTAGCAGTTTTGACGAGGCCGTCATCAATGCTACCGATTTCCTACAAAACGAGACACCCTCTTTTTTTGCTGCACTTGCTGGTCAAAATCCAGTTGTTGATGGGCTTATCGCAGCCTATCATTGTAATAGTGAGCAACATCCAGATAACACCAATCGCTTTCAACGAGAATTTGAGACATCCATCCAACAACTTAATGCCATTATCAATGACGAGCTTGATGCTTTAAATGCCTTCATTCAAGGAAATTACCCCTCTTATTTTGAACGATTTAGGACTGACGGTGTTGAATACGACATCTACGTTGGATCATCCATCACCCCTCAACAAGTTTTTGATAACAACATTATTAGGATATTTAGACTTCAGCAACTCATTACAATGGCCAGGATTGGGGTCAAACTCCAACACATAAAATCCCATCTACCCCTTGCCCTTGAGACCACCCAACTTATATTCGTCAGTACCAACAATATCGACATCTCTTTTCGCAGTGACGAGCGCCGTTTTGATGTAGAGGGCTCTTACAATATCAGACATCAGATTATCAAAAAGCGATTGGACAAGATTAGGATCAAGGATACTTTGGAACGCCTTACGCAGCCCCAAAAGATTTCCATTGTATACTTTTCTGACCATGTTGTATCCGAATTAAAAGAAAGCATCCGCAATTTACAAACAGAGAGCCTCCTCGCACCAGGTATTGAGGATCTCGAACTGGAAAAAGTTCCAGGAGTAGATGGTCTCAGGGCATTAAGAGTGACTATTAATCTAGATTATTCCCTTTAA
- a CDS encoding trimeric intracellular cation channel family protein has translation MTDANYIYYSDLVATMFFAISGAMAANRKNIDMFGATFLGFVTAIGGGSLRDIFLNLRPVWVNDGNYLIAILIGVIIALLANERLDRFARTLSLFDAIGIGFFTIVGVQKSLTYESTEIAAVVFGMFTAVMGGVIRDTLMNETPLIFRKEIYATACLAGAVSFILLRNTGMNNSGCAFVGAAIVFIIRMVSIKYRLYLPAVGELKRPL, from the coding sequence ATGACAGATGCCAACTATATTTATTACAGCGATCTTGTCGCCACCATGTTTTTCGCTATTTCAGGGGCCATGGCCGCCAATCGTAAAAACATAGACATGTTTGGCGCTACTTTTCTGGGTTTCGTTACCGCCATAGGAGGGGGTTCTCTTAGAGATATATTCCTCAATCTTCGGCCGGTTTGGGTAAATGATGGCAATTATCTAATTGCCATATTGATAGGAGTCATTATCGCCTTGTTAGCCAATGAAAGGTTAGATCGTTTTGCTCGGACACTATCTCTTTTCGATGCGATTGGTATTGGCTTTTTCACAATTGTTGGTGTCCAAAAGTCACTCACTTACGAAAGCACCGAAATTGCGGCTGTTGTCTTTGGAATGTTTACCGCTGTCATGGGAGGAGTCATTCGAGATACCCTTATGAATGAAACACCTTTAATCTTTCGTAAAGAAATATATGCCACCGCCTGCCTAGCAGGCGCAGTTTCCTTTATTCTGCTACGAAATACAGGAATGAATAATTCAGGTTGTGCATTTGTTGGTGCGGCCATTGTCTTTATCATACGCATGGTATCTATAAAATACCGATTATACCTTCCCGCCGTGGGTGAGTTAAAAAGACCTTTGTGA
- the def gene encoding peptide deformylase, which yields MKLPIVAYGDPVLRKKTAEIDEDYPQIKELIVNMFDTMYAANGVGLAAPQIGVPIRLFVIDASPFAEDDDEDQSLKGFKKVFINPIIVEEKGEKWGFSEGCLSIPDINEEVFRYSDVVINYLDENFEEQEIELKGLAARVVQHEYDHLEGKLFTDKLGPLKKAMLKSKLDAISKGMVRVGYKMKFPLEKKKR from the coding sequence ATGAAACTTCCAATAGTAGCGTATGGAGATCCTGTCTTAAGAAAGAAGACGGCAGAGATAGATGAAGATTATCCGCAAATTAAAGAATTAATCGTAAATATGTTTGATACGATGTATGCTGCAAATGGTGTAGGCCTAGCGGCACCTCAAATCGGGGTTCCTATTCGTCTATTTGTGATAGATGCTTCGCCCTTTGCAGAGGACGATGATGAAGATCAATCATTGAAGGGCTTTAAAAAGGTATTTATCAATCCGATCATAGTAGAAGAGAAGGGGGAAAAATGGGGGTTTAGTGAGGGGTGTCTAAGTATTCCGGATATTAATGAAGAGGTATTCCGCTACTCGGATGTCGTCATCAACTACCTTGATGAAAACTTTGAAGAGCAAGAGATTGAACTTAAGGGGTTAGCGGCGAGAGTGGTGCAGCATGAATACGACCATCTGGAAGGAAAGCTATTTACGGATAAACTTGGCCCACTGAAAAAAGCTATGCTGAAAAGCAAGCTGGATGCTATATCGAAGGGAATGGTGCGTGTAGGATACAAGATGAAATTTCCGTTAGAGAAGAAAAAGCGTTAA
- a CDS encoding Gfo/Idh/MocA family protein — MKRKLRMGMVGGGNDAFIGAVHRIAAFMDGKIELVCGAFSIDPQISKQSGEDLFISPDRVYENYEEMITKEASLPEGERMDFVTIVTPNFLHFGPAKLALENGFDVVVEKPMTVSLEEAEELRSIVEKTGRTLCLTHTYSGYPMVKQAKAMVKAGHFGKVRKIVVEYPQGWLSRLSEREGNAGAAWRADPKRSGKSLVMGDIGTHAAHLAEYVSGLKITELCADLTTFVEGRLLDDDGSVLLRFEGGAKGVLMASQISAGEENAVRIRIYGEKGGLEWANEDPNNLIIKMLDQPRQLYRTGNAYAAPYTLSSFATHNTRIPAGHPEGLLESFANIYRNFAQTVSAKRDGVTPSAESLDFPNVQDGVRGMAFIETVVLNNEGNEKWTKFVV, encoded by the coding sequence ATGAAACGTAAACTACGCATGGGCATGGTGGGCGGAGGTAACGATGCCTTTATCGGAGCTGTACACCGTATTGCCGCCTTTATGGATGGAAAGATAGAATTGGTTTGTGGCGCCTTTAGCATTGACCCACAGATATCGAAGCAGTCAGGAGAAGATTTGTTCATTTCCCCTGATCGCGTCTATGAAAACTATGAAGAGATGATTACCAAAGAAGCTTCCCTCCCAGAGGGAGAGCGCATGGATTTTGTCACGATTGTCACTCCTAATTTTTTACATTTCGGCCCTGCAAAACTCGCCTTGGAAAATGGCTTTGACGTAGTCGTTGAAAAACCAATGACAGTTTCCTTAGAAGAAGCGGAAGAACTTCGAAGCATTGTAGAAAAGACAGGTCGTACACTTTGCCTTACCCATACCTATTCTGGTTATCCTATGGTCAAGCAGGCAAAAGCCATGGTCAAAGCAGGCCATTTCGGAAAGGTACGCAAGATTGTTGTTGAGTATCCTCAAGGTTGGTTGAGCCGCCTATCTGAACGAGAAGGCAATGCAGGTGCAGCATGGAGAGCAGATCCCAAGCGTTCAGGCAAATCACTCGTTATGGGTGATATCGGTACACACGCCGCGCATCTAGCCGAGTACGTATCTGGATTAAAAATAACCGAACTTTGCGCAGACTTGACAACATTTGTCGAAGGTCGATTATTGGATGATGATGGCTCTGTATTATTACGATTTGAAGGAGGTGCAAAGGGAGTACTCATGGCATCGCAAATTTCCGCAGGAGAGGAAAATGCTGTCCGCATTCGTATATACGGTGAAAAAGGAGGGTTAGAATGGGCTAACGAAGACCCCAACAACCTCATTATAAAAATGTTAGACCAACCTCGCCAACTCTACCGTACGGGCAATGCATATGCCGCACCTTACACCTTGAGTTCATTTGCCACTCACAATACACGTATTCCTGCCGGGCATCCAGAAGGCTTGTTAGAATCCTTCGCTAATATCTATCGTAACTTTGCACAGACCGTGTCCGCCAAACGTGATGGCGTCACACCATCTGCCGAATCTCTAGATTTTCCAAATGTCCAAGATGGAGTAAGAGGCATGGCCTTTATAGAAACCGTTGTCTTGAATAACGAAGGCAACGAAAAATGGACTAAATTTGTTGTGTGA